One segment of Arvicanthis niloticus isolate mArvNil1 chromosome 5, mArvNil1.pat.X, whole genome shotgun sequence DNA contains the following:
- the Ncmap gene encoding noncompact myelin-associated protein — protein sequence MTTATTLGDAVYSLNMTRGEDALYKSSGAIVAAIVVVVIIIVTLVLILLKMYNRRMRTRRELEPKSPKPPVPPALEPNSNGSQQPATVTFDPADVHVETR from the exons ATGACCACAGCCACCACTTTGGGGGACGCTGTCTACTCGCTGAACATGACCAGGGGAGAGGACGCCCTATATAAGA GTTCTGGAGCCATCGTGGCTGCCATCGTGGTGGTTGTCATCATCATTGTGACCTTGGTACTGATCCTGCTGAAGATGTACAACAG GAGAATGAGGACCAGGCGGGAGCTGGAGCCCAAGAGCCCAAAGCCACCTGTCCCTCCTGCCCTGGAGCCAAACAGCAATGGCAGCCAGCAGCCTGCTACCGTGACCTTCGACCCTGCCGATGTCCATGTGGAGACTCGGTGA